One stretch of Aquimarina sp. Aq107 DNA includes these proteins:
- a CDS encoding lysylphosphatidylglycerol synthase transmembrane domain-containing protein, which produces MTKKYLLNISFWLKFIGITLFFYLIYKVGWEETFESIKKISFIHIIIAVFILWLAFYLKSIRWKIISNSYGIPLVQYKAFKVFFIGLFLANITPGRLGDFGRLFYIKDELPTQKIGWSSLIMDRLFDLVGLMFFSLLALFYYQFNFGVLKLPNNNIGLVFSLIGVITFFLLIYRFRGKFKRIVKPWIEAFNSHNLGCSKSILGFVITCLSMIMMYGVFNYVAWAMRIEIDHLGLFLGTFVLGILTLLPVTVLGIGVRETSLIFIFQLYDLSAEDAIALSLIIFILQLISFIPGAIWFYLSPIRLKDLKQMK; this is translated from the coding sequence ATGACTAAGAAGTATTTGTTAAATATTAGCTTTTGGTTAAAATTTATTGGAATAACCTTATTTTTTTATCTAATATATAAAGTAGGTTGGGAAGAAACTTTTGAATCAATTAAAAAGATTTCTTTTATTCATATCATTATCGCGGTATTTATTTTATGGTTAGCTTTTTACTTGAAAAGTATAAGGTGGAAAATTATTTCGAATTCATACGGAATTCCTTTAGTACAATATAAAGCCTTTAAAGTTTTTTTTATAGGCCTTTTTTTGGCTAATATCACCCCAGGACGCTTGGGAGATTTTGGTAGATTATTTTATATTAAGGATGAATTACCTACTCAGAAAATAGGTTGGTCTAGCTTGATTATGGATCGTCTTTTTGATTTAGTTGGTTTAATGTTTTTCAGTTTATTAGCGTTGTTTTATTATCAGTTTAATTTTGGTGTTCTAAAATTACCAAACAACAACATAGGATTGGTATTTTCCTTGATAGGCGTAATAACATTTTTTTTATTGATTTACAGGTTTAGAGGTAAGTTTAAGAGAATTGTTAAGCCTTGGATAGAAGCATTCAATTCTCATAATCTTGGATGCTCTAAAAGTATACTGGGTTTTGTGATTACCTGCTTAAGTATGATTATGATGTATGGAGTTTTTAATTATGTTGCCTGGGCTATGCGAATTGAGATTGATCATTTAGGGCTGTTTTTGGGGACTTTTGTTTTAGGGATACTGACATTGCTTCCTGTTACAGTGTTAGGAATTGGAGTTCGCGAAACATCTTTGATTTTTATTTTTCAGTTGTATGATCTTTCTGCAGAAGATGCTATAGCTTTATCCTTAATTATATTTATTCTTCAATTAATTTCATTTATTCCCGGAGCTATTTGGTTTTATTTATCACCGATACGTTTAAAAGATTTAAAACAAATGAAATAA
- a CDS encoding methyltransferase domain-containing protein translates to MNSRSFTNIVRYFMDEWLPPVIRDSKFFMFLFYYYAYKGRDIKTVMNLKSTIFKWSEKEFSDFYSNRDTRFSNTRQTDMSKQCLKYVFEEIKSDNQTFIDVGCGNGFLLEYANKKGFKTVGCDIIGGKSFDHSDYFQANIENLPFEDNSFDVVFSTHTLEHVIDFEKAVRELKRITKKTLCVVVPCQRAYYYTLDEHVRFFPYKWMLEQEMKMKFYSCKKVHGDLVFIGNIEKEKSIILN, encoded by the coding sequence ATGAATAGTAGAAGTTTTACAAATATTGTTAGGTATTTTATGGATGAGTGGTTACCGCCAGTTATCAGAGATTCTAAGTTTTTCATGTTTCTATTCTATTATTATGCATATAAAGGAAGGGATATAAAAACCGTAATGAATTTAAAATCCACAATTTTTAAATGGTCAGAGAAGGAGTTTTCTGATTTTTATTCTAATAGGGATACAAGGTTTTCTAACACTAGACAGACTGATATGTCTAAACAATGCCTAAAATATGTATTTGAAGAGATAAAATCTGATAACCAAACATTTATTGATGTTGGATGTGGAAATGGATTCTTACTCGAATATGCGAATAAAAAAGGATTTAAAACTGTGGGATGTGATATTATAGGTGGTAAAAGTTTTGATCATAGTGATTATTTTCAGGCTAATATAGAAAATTTGCCTTTTGAAGATAATTCCTTTGATGTAGTCTTCTCTACACATACTTTGGAACATGTTATAGATTTTGAAAAAGCTGTTAGAGAATTAAAAAGAATTACTAAAAAAACTTTATGTGTAGTAGTTCCTTGTCAAAGAGCTTATTATTATACTTTAGATGAGCATGTACGGTTTTTTCCTTACAAATGGATGCTTGAACAAGAAATGAAAATGAAATTTTATTCTTGTAAAAAAGTACATGGTGATTTAGTATTTATTGGTAATATAGAAAAAGAAAAAAGTATTATTTTAAATTAA